One region of Dysidea avara chromosome 1, odDysAvar1.4, whole genome shotgun sequence genomic DNA includes:
- the LOC136251785 gene encoding zinc finger BED domain-containing protein 4-like, whose product MVHVIRGKLEVVKYLSFTTDVWSSNVSSDSLLSLTAHWVSDDFQLISAILQAKSLEERHTGEYMAMKIAKIMEDWGISTNQVHCVVRDNGSNTVKAMNEAGLPSYGCFAHSLQLVVHDVLLTQHVVIDLLAVCRSIVDHFKHSSVASHKLARIQDKLDLPQHALKQDVATRWNSTLYMLQSVLEQKMALAAYAAENDIPQLTANQLEIARKMVLILAPVEEITQAISKQTATLSMVIPMIRVLLRSKEKEDDDRGVQTMKNEIVKRVKGRFSGIEDNYLLLGLLL is encoded by the coding sequence ATGGTTCATGTCATCAGAGGTAAACTCGAAGTAGTAAAATATCTCAGCTTTACCACTGATGTATGGAGCTCAAATGTGAGCAGTGATTCATTGCTTAGCTTGACAGCTCATTGGGTGAGTGATGATTTTCAGTTAATTTCTGCAATTTTACAAGCCAAGTCTCTTGAAGAACGGCACACTGGAGAGTATATGGCAATGAAAATAGCAAAGATCATGGAAGACTGGGGGATCAGCACCAACCAGGTACATTGTGTGGTGAGGGATAATGGCAGCAACACTGTTAAAGCAATGAATGAAGCTGGCCTGCCTAGTTATGGATGTTTTGCACACTCATTACAACTGGTCGTGCATGATGTACTGTTAACACAGCATGTTGTTATTGATTTGCTGGCCGTGTGTAGATCTATTGTTGACCATTTTAAACATTCATCAGTTGCAAGCCACAAGTTGGCAAGAATTCAAGATAAGTTAGACCTACCTCAGCATGCACTAAAACAGGATGTAGCCACCCGATGGAACTCTACTCTGTACATGTTGCAGTCTGTTCTTGAACAGAAGATGGCTCTAGCTGCATATGCAGCTGAGAATGATATCCCTCAATTGACAGCAAACCAATTAGAAATAGCTCGTAAAATGGTACTGATACTAGCTCCTGTGGAAGAAATTACTCAGGCTATTTCAAAACAAACAGCTACCCTGTCAATGGTCATTCCTATGATTAGAGTGCtgttaagatcaaaggaaaaggaaGATGATGATAGAGGAGTCCAGACTATGAAGAACGAAATAGTAAAGCGCGTGAAGGGCAGATTTTCAGGAATTGAAGACAATTATTTGCTTTTGGGGCTACTATTGTAG